A single window of Chitinophaga sp. XS-30 DNA harbors:
- a CDS encoding kelch repeat-containing protein: MQNARHYCWILAGLLAACSNNDSDDDLIGNWIEKSELAGKPRSEAVAFTINDTAYIGTGYDGEKYLRDFWKYTANGGWITQIAELPAAAAARGSAVAMVIDGKAYVGTGFDGYNRLNDFWAYSPVTGQWEPKAPLVDPNPSIDLSRRDAVSFVLKGKGYVATGNDGGALKDVWQYDPGSDSWASKNTFGGSKRTEALAFVIGEKAYIVTGTNNNELKNDFWEYNPDTDLWTEKRKISDVTDDDFDNDYDVVRSNAVVFIMNNKAYISTGSKGGLSTHTWEYNAVDDIWTKRTDFEGTARTGAVAFTLDGKGYVCAGRTSSLPLDDLYQFDPLAAYEEND, from the coding sequence ATGCAGAATGCAAGACACTATTGTTGGATATTGGCGGGCCTGCTGGCTGCATGTTCCAATAACGATTCGGATGATGATCTCATCGGGAACTGGATTGAGAAGTCCGAACTGGCGGGAAAGCCCCGTTCCGAGGCTGTGGCTTTTACGATCAATGACACGGCTTATATCGGAACAGGCTACGACGGGGAGAAGTACCTGCGTGATTTCTGGAAGTACACGGCTAACGGCGGCTGGATCACACAGATCGCTGAACTGCCTGCGGCGGCGGCGGCACGCGGAAGTGCCGTGGCAATGGTCATAGACGGGAAAGCTTATGTGGGTACCGGCTTTGATGGTTACAACCGGCTGAATGATTTCTGGGCCTATTCTCCTGTTACCGGGCAATGGGAACCGAAAGCGCCGCTCGTAGACCCTAATCCGAGCATAGACTTGTCCCGCCGCGATGCGGTGAGTTTTGTGCTGAAAGGTAAAGGGTACGTAGCTACGGGCAACGATGGCGGTGCATTGAAGGATGTGTGGCAGTACGATCCGGGTAGCGACAGCTGGGCCAGCAAGAATACCTTCGGCGGCTCCAAGCGCACGGAAGCGCTGGCGTTCGTGATCGGTGAAAAAGCATATATCGTTACGGGCACCAACAACAACGAACTGAAGAACGATTTCTGGGAATACAATCCGGATACCGATCTGTGGACGGAGAAACGAAAAATATCCGATGTTACCGATGATGACTTTGATAATGACTACGATGTGGTACGCAGCAATGCCGTCGTGTTCATTATGAACAACAAGGCTTATATCAGCACCGGCAGTAAAGGCGGCCTCTCCACACACACCTGGGAATACAATGCCGTGGATGATATCTGGACGAAGAGGACCGATTTTGAAGGTACCGCCCGCACCGGCGCCGTTGCATTTACACTGGATGGCAAAGGGTATGTCTGCGCAGGCCGCACCTCTTCCTTACCGCTGGATGATCTCTATCAATTCGATCCGCTTGCAGCATATGAAGAAAATGACTAA
- a CDS encoding DUF4907 domain-containing protein, translated as MTKHLRRFMIWTLPLVAGLVLLTVFSSRGEKKLLRLAPVQTPNGWGYRITIDNKPFIHQDCIPAVPGYLPFHDKDDAMRVGSLVMHKLRHQLSPAITRRELDSLRIRL; from the coding sequence ATGACTAAACATCTCCGTCGCTTCATGATCTGGACGTTGCCGCTGGTAGCAGGGTTGGTATTACTGACCGTTTTTTCTTCCAGGGGGGAGAAGAAACTGCTCCGGCTGGCACCCGTCCAGACGCCCAACGGCTGGGGATACCGCATCACCATCGATAACAAGCCGTTCATTCACCAGGATTGTATTCCCGCAGTGCCAGGTTATCTGCCGTTTCATGACAAGGACGATGCCATGCGTGTAGGTTCGCTGGTCATGCACAAGCTCCGGCATCAGCTTTCTCCGGCAATTACCCGGAGGGAACTGGACAGTCTGCGCATCAGGTTATAG
- a CDS encoding sensor histidine kinase produces the protein MLNIRNIFRNRLVIITMHLMAWLCLFLFPFFVYRIQVQDHSFYIKEAINTLFLIGIFYLNVYVLIPRFFTLKRIGIYIMCVLGLIIFIAVQQAVVEYRFMSVMIARTGTGPFPAARLAVAGRGAVFSRPADLVVAEHGMPAGRTIGFSTPAGTLLEDSLFDRHVISWRKRLFTSWRNQRPSIQGIRDSFPMAVRTIHPFEDRIFFRHFFFPEMLRKSATFALLMLFMSGFIKIALEWFKSEKQREALTVANLNAELKFLKSQINPHFLFNSLNTIYSLAHRRSPETEHALVKLSTIMRYMIYQSNEDRVMLEKELRYLQDYIDIQRLRMTRQVPVEFIVEGDAAGLEIAPMLLIPFVENAFKHGISLKDPAFINIRIAISEDGVLHLVVRNSLFKQRVSEKGGVGLTNVLKRLSLLYTDAHTITVREHGDEFIADLKIALKHDKVLSS, from the coding sequence ATGCTCAATATCAGGAATATATTCAGGAACAGGCTTGTGATCATCACCATGCATCTTATGGCATGGCTCTGCCTTTTTCTCTTCCCGTTCTTTGTTTATCGTATCCAGGTGCAGGACCATTCGTTCTACATCAAGGAAGCGATCAACACCCTCTTTCTGATCGGAATATTTTATCTGAATGTATATGTGCTGATCCCGCGGTTCTTTACTTTGAAGCGGATCGGTATTTACATCATGTGCGTATTGGGACTGATCATTTTCATTGCCGTGCAGCAGGCTGTTGTGGAATATCGCTTTATGTCGGTAATGATCGCAAGAACGGGAACGGGGCCGTTTCCCGCCGCACGCCTGGCCGTTGCGGGAAGAGGCGCCGTATTCTCCCGGCCGGCGGACCTGGTGGTGGCAGAACACGGCATGCCTGCGGGCAGAACGATAGGTTTCAGCACACCCGCGGGTACCCTGCTGGAAGACAGCCTTTTTGACCGGCATGTGATCTCCTGGAGAAAAAGATTGTTTACGAGCTGGCGCAATCAACGGCCGAGCATCCAGGGCATCAGGGATTCCTTTCCCATGGCCGTGCGCACCATACATCCGTTTGAAGACCGGATATTTTTCCGGCATTTCTTCTTCCCGGAAATGTTGCGCAAGTCAGCCACCTTCGCATTGCTGATGCTGTTCATGAGCGGCTTTATCAAGATCGCGCTGGAATGGTTCAAAAGCGAGAAACAGCGCGAAGCCCTCACGGTCGCCAATCTGAATGCAGAATTGAAATTTTTGAAGTCTCAGATCAATCCGCATTTCCTGTTCAACAGCCTGAATACGATATACTCCCTGGCACATCGGCGTTCGCCGGAAACCGAGCATGCACTGGTGAAATTGTCCACCATCATGCGGTATATGATCTATCAGAGCAATGAGGACAGGGTGATGCTGGAGAAAGAGCTGCGTTACCTGCAGGATTATATCGACATACAACGCCTGCGCATGACGCGGCAGGTACCTGTGGAATTTATTGTGGAAGGTGATGCAGCAGGGTTGGAAATTGCACCGATGCTGCTGATACCTTTTGTGGAAAATGCCTTCAAGCATGGCATCAGCCTGAAAGACCCGGCATTCATCAACATCCGCATAGCAATTTCCGAAGATGGCGTACTGCATCTCGTGGTACGCAACAGTTTATTCAAACAGCGCGTTTCAGAAAAAGGCGGCGTAGGATTGACAAATGTGCTCAAACGATTGAGCCTGCTATATACAGATGCACACACCATAACTGTCAGAGAGCATGGAGACGAATTTATTGCTGACCTAAAAATTGCGCTGAAACATGATAAAGTGCTTAGCTCTTGA
- a CDS encoding AraC family transcriptional regulator translates to MDQHIEDVVSGRAPRFLELNEIARELAISHKHLTDTIQMEKAHHPCHFYDAKIIDKARQLLTESRQSIAGVAMTLTYDPSNFSKFFKKWTGITPGDFRSAHQKKNSR, encoded by the coding sequence TTGGACCAGCACATTGAAGATGTGGTCAGCGGCCGGGCGCCCCGGTTCCTGGAACTTAACGAGATTGCCCGCGAATTGGCTATTTCGCATAAACATCTCACTGATACCATTCAAATGGAAAAGGCACATCACCCCTGCCATTTTTACGATGCAAAGATCATCGATAAAGCCCGACAGCTATTGACCGAATCCAGGCAATCCATTGCCGGGGTTGCCATGACGCTTACTTACGACCCGTCCAATTTCTCCAAGTTTTTCAAAAAATGGACCGGCATAACCCCCGGCGACTTCAGAAGCGCCCATCAGAAAAAAAACAGCCGGTAA